Proteins from a single region of Methanocellales archaeon:
- a CDS encoding acyltransferase has protein sequence MTSMYHEFKPKISRHAHIIGKKNVEIGAFTVIEDYVLIDATDNILSHISIGIRSKIKTGSILRSFDGWIKIGNRVTVGPYCFIGGHGGVSINDCTIIAGLCYISAASHIHSLGEAMRFQGEEAKGIQIGRDVWIGANVIVLDGISIGDGCIIGAGSVVTRDMPPKTVCYGQPCRPIKKRPRYKKQRL, from the coding sequence ATGACCTCTATGTATCATGAATTCAAACCTAAAATATCTAGACATGCTCATATCATAGGTAAAAAAAATGTAGAAATAGGGGCATTCACGGTTATTGAAGACTATGTATTGATAGACGCTACAGATAATATTCTCTCACATATATCAATTGGAATTAGAAGCAAGATAAAAACGGGTTCAATTTTAAGATCTTTTGACGGTTGGATTAAGATAGGTAATCGGGTTACTGTTGGTCCTTATTGTTTCATTGGAGGACATGGCGGGGTAAGTATAAATGATTGCACAATAATTGCAGGGCTATGCTATATTTCTGCGGCAAGTCATATTCACTCGCTAGGAGAGGCCATGAGATTTCAGGGAGAAGAAGCGAAGGGTATACAAATAGGACGGGATGTATGGATTGGTGCAAACGTTATTGTCCTAGATGGAATATCCATAGGAGACGGCTGTATCATTGGTGCCGGATCAGTTGTCACAAGAGATATGCCACCAAAAACAGTATGTTATGGTCAACCATGTAGACCAATTAAAAAAAGGCCGAGATATAAAAAGCAAAGGTTATAA